Part of the Pseudarthrobacter sp. NBSH8 genome is shown below.
TCGAAGGAACCGTCGGCGGGCACGTTGCCGGCTCCGGTGATCTCCTCCAACGGTGAGTTGCCCGTGAACCTGGCGACGTAGAGGTTGCCCGCGGAGAGCAGCGTCATGTTGTGCGCTCGGTCGGCAGCCGAAGTACCGGGGCGGTACTTCCCGGCCGAAACGAACTTGTACAGGTAGTCGAAGCGCTCGTCGTCGCCCATGTAGGCCACCACATGCCCTGAATCGGCCACAATCACGTTGGCGCCCTCGTGCTTGAAACGGCCCAGCGAGGAGTGCTTCTTCGGGGTGGACGTGGGATCGAACGGGTCAACTTCCACGATCCAGCCGAAGCGGTTGGTTTCGTTTTCGTAACCGGCGTTGCGGGTGTCGAAGCGGGGATCGTCCAGTTCCCACTTGCGCGCAGTGGCCGACGACGACAGGCCGTAGCGCTTGTCGCTGGCGGACGTTCCCGGGGAGACGAAGTAGCCGTTGAAGTTTTCCTCGCCGGAGAGGATTGTGCCCCACGGGGTGGTGCCGCCGGAGCAGTTGCCCAGGGTGCCCTTGATCTTGCGGCCGCTCGGGTCCTCGACGGTCTTGACCAGCGCGGAACCCGCGGCGGGGCCAGTCAGTTCGTAGACGGTGTTGTTCAGGTAGCGGCGGTTCAGCGGCGCGCCCTTGACGTAGGTCCACGGCTTGGTGGTGTTCTTGCGCTCGAGTTCGACGACGCTCAGCCCGTGCGCAGCGGCCCCCACCGCGCGGACGTCGGCCGCCGGCATGGTGGCCGGGAACATGATGTTCTCGTTCGTGTATTCGTGGTTGGCGAACAGCAGGGCACGTCGGCCCTTGCTGTTCGGGATCTCCAGGATGTCCGTGTAGTCGTTGTTGTAGCCGAACTGCTTCTCCTGCGCGGCGGCCGTCTGGTTGTTCAGATCGAAGTCCGGCGTGCCGTTGAAGATCGGGTCGCCCCAGCGGATCACGGGCTGCCAGGTGAAGCCTTCCGGCACCGTGAAAGCGTCGACGGCGGCGTCCACCGGAGCGATCGGCGTGAACGTCAGCTTCGACTTCGCGAAGCCTTCCTTCGCGGCGGGGGCCAGGCCGGGTCCGCCAGCAACTGCCGGTTCCGCGGCAGTAATGGCGCTGCCGAGTACGACGGCGAGCGCACCGGCGGCGCCGAAGCCCAGGGCGGCGCGGCGGGACATGGTGGCGGCCGCGATGTCCCGGAAGTAGCTGTTGGAGCTGGTATTGCAGACATCGCCGGCGCAGGCGTTATCGCATTTCAAAGCGCACGTGACGGCGCTGCGCTTGCCCTTGGTATGGCCGAGCATGGGCAGCAGGGTGAACTTGCGGGCTGTCGTTTCAGACAAGGGGTGCCTCCAAATTTACGATCGGGTCCCGCCCACCCTCCCAGCCGGTCCCGACCCCAAGCCGTCAGCCAGGTGAAGTTCCGGTGAACCTGCGGTGACCTGCAGGGATGTGAGAGAGCGTTGCCGGAAAAGCCGCAGGATGTGAGAGAGCGTCCGTAAGAAACGTGCAGGATGTGAGAGAGCGTCAGGGAGCCAGGAGGGCGTGGACGCGCCCGAGCCGGGCCAGCCACCAGTCGCGGCGTTCGGCGGAAGCCGCAAACTGCTCCAGCAGCCCGGCGTCGGCGGTGACGTCGCGTAGGCGGATGGCGCCGTCGTCGGCCACTAACGGATCCAGCGTGATATCCGAGGCGAACAGCGACACCGTCCCCAGCCCGCACGCGTACGGCAACCCGGGCAGGGCAGCCGCCAAGGCCAGCCCGGCGCGGATCCCCACGGAGGTGTCCAGCGCAGAACTGACGACGGCGGGGAGCCCGGCCTGCGCCACGATGTCCAGCGCGCGCCGCACTCCCCCTAGCGGCGCGACCTTAACAACCAGCAGATCTGCCGCGCCGGCCCGCGCCACCTTAAGCGGATCGGATTCCTTGCGCACGCTTTCGTCGGCCGCGATCAGCACCGGCGTCCCGGCGGCGCGCAGCTGGCGGCGCACCTCGGCGAGCCCCTCGATGGTGGGCACCGGCTGCTCGGCGTATTCAAGTCCGACGGCGGCGAGCAGGGTGAGTGCCGCCACGGCGGTAGGCACGTCCCAGCCGCCGTTGGCGTCGACGCGGATGGCGGCGTCGGGCAGGGCGGCACGGACAGCGGCGACCCGGGCGGCGTCGTCATCAAGCGTCTGCCCGCGTTCGGCCACCTTGATCTTGACGGCATCCACCCGGCCGAAGCGGGCCAAGACGTCGGCCACGCGGTCCGCGGAAACGGCGGGCACGGTGGCGTTGACGGGGATCACCGAACGGACGGGCGACGGGAAGCCATCCCAGCCGGCCTCGATGCTGGCGGCGAGCCAGCGGGAGGCCTCGGCGTCGGCGTATTCGGGGAACGGGCAAAACTCGCCCCAGCCGTGCGGGCCGCGCAGCAGCAGCGTTTCGCGCTCCATGATGCCGCGGAACTTCACCCGCATGGGCAGGCTCACCACATGGGCAGTGGCGAGCAGCTCGTCCAGGGCGGGGAAGGTGGCAGGCATGGATTCACTGTACAAGCGCGGAAAGGTCCGCGTTGGACTCTGCAGCGTTGGCTGCACACGGCCTCACTCGGAGTGCAGGAATCTCTGCAAGAGATAGGTGGTCTGCCGGGCGCAGCGAATGATCTGCCGAAGGCGGTCTGCTGCCAGCCGGGGCAGGACCCGGTCAGGCTCAGCATCGACGCTCTCTTGGCGAAGGGACCGTTCAAGGTCCATGGCAAGTCCGGCCAGGCGTTCCGCGCCCACCATCTGGCCGGAAGTCTTGAGGCTCAGGACCGCATCCATCGCGCCGGTCAGGTCACCGGTGGTGAGGGTCAGCCGCACCTTTTCAGTCCGGTGGGGCAGGTTCTCGATGAAGTTCTGCACGAACACCTTCCACACGCCGTCATCGTCATCGAGCTCGATGCGGAGCCTGTCCAGCACTGCCTGATCCAGGAGGGGCAGGTCGTTGACGTCTTCCGGCGCCATAACTGTCCTTCCTGCCCCGAGAAGCGGTGTACCCATGGACGTGCCGTAAGTTCCCCCCGTTCGACCGTATGTGGCCGGGATGCCGAAAGCATCAGTAGTCAGTACTCGACTTTCATCTCAGGGGCACTGGGTGCAGACGAGCTGTTGGCGCTAACCAGGTCGGCGATTGTTACGCTTTGCGGTGTGACTTCAATGAAACAGGCGCCCTGTCTCGAAGTACACACGTGAGCGCTCCGGCACCAGTGGTCAACGCCCGGGCGTCAACCACCCCCCTGTACGCGGCCGGGTTCGTTACCGCGTTCGGCGCCCACAGCATCGCAGCAGGCATGGGTGCCCAGAGCGAGAACATCGGCCTGACACTGCTCAACCTGGGCATACTGCTCGCCCTCTATGACATTTCCGAGGTCTTCCTCAAGCCCGTCTTCGGCGCCCTGAGCGACCGGATCGGAACCAAACCCGTCATCGTCGGCGGCCTCCTGGCCTTCGCGGTGCTGTCACTGATCGGCCTCTGGGCGGTGGATCCGCTGATGCTTGGACTCGCGCGGCTGGGGCAGGGCGCTGCGGCTTCGGCCTTCTCGCCGGCATCGTCCGCGATGGTTGCGCGGCTGGCGGCGGGTAAGAAGGCCGGGACCTACTTCGGCCGGTACGGTTCCTGGAAGAGCCTGGGCTACGTCATCGGCCCCCTGCTGGGCGCCGGACTGATCCTCGCGGGCGGGTTTGCCCTGCTGTTCGGGGCCCTGTCGGTACTGGCGGCGGGCACCGCCGTGTGGGTGCTGGTGTCCGTTCCCCACCTGCCGCCGCTCCCCCGGCAGCGCTACACCGTGCTGGACCTTGCCCGCCAGGTCACGGAGCGGCGCTTCCTCGTGCCGACGCTCGTGCTGGCGGCCTCGACGGGAGCGCTCGGCGCGGCGATCGGATTCATCCCCGCGCTCGCCACCCGGCACGGCCTTGGCCCGGTTGCCGGGACAGCCGCGGTCAGTGTCCTGGCCATCACCTCGGTGCTCACCCAGCCCTGGATCGGCAGGATGCGCGACGCGCACCGCGTCAGCGACAACAAAGGTACGACGACGGGGCTCCTCCTTACCGCCGCGGGCGTCGCCCTCATCGCCCTCACCCCGGGTCCGGTCACACTGTTCATTGCCGCGGCGGCCATTGGCGCGGGAGTCGGCCTGGCCACGCCGCTCGGGTTCGCGCATCTGGCCGACACCACGCCGCCGGAGCGCATGGGCCGGACCATGGGTTCGGCGGAGCTCGGCCGTGAACTCGGCGATGCCGGCGGGCCGCTGCTGGTGGGCGGCATCGCCACCCTCACCGCCCTGCCGTTCGGTCTCGGGGCCCTGGCATTGCTGGTCGCGACGGCCAGCATCCCGCGCCTCCCGAAAGCAGCTACCCCGGGTCCGGGCGCACCTCACACGCGTTAGGTAGACTGCAGGAAATACCGCACGCGGGAGGAAACCCAGCATGAACCGCAAAGCCACAGCACTCGACGTCGCCAAGCTCGCCGGAGTGTCCCGCAGCGCGGTGTCGCTGGTCCTGAACGGGCGCGGCGACGGAAATGTGGCCAAGGAAAGCCAGCTCCGGATCCGTGAAGCGGCCGCCACGCTGAACTACACGCCCAACACCATCGCCGTGAGCCTGCGGAACCGCCGGTCGCGGATCATCGGGATCGTCTCGGACCAGGTGGTCACCAGCCCGTTCGACGGCAACATCATCGCCGGCGCGGACGCCGTGGCCAGGTCCCAGGGTTTTGTCACCGTGGTGATGGATACGGAGCTGGACGAGGCCCGCGACGAAAGTGCGGTGGCCACGCTGCTGGACCGCCAGGTGGACGGGCTGATGTACGTCACCGTGGGCCTGCGCCCCCTGCACGTCCCGTTCAACATGCTGCGCGTGCCGTCGGTGCTGGCCAACTGCTTCGATGACCGTCCCGAGGCGGGCGTTCCCGCCGTCATTCCGGATGAGGTCCGCGGCGGCCGGGAGGCTGCAACGCACCTTCTGGGGCTTGGCCACCGGGACATCGCGGTCCTCGCCGGTGACGGCCTCAGGCCCGCCGCGCCGCGCCGAATCCAGGGCCACCGGGACGCCTTTGAGGCCGCCGGGCTGCCGGTGCGGCCGGGCCGGATCCTCGAGGCTGGCTGGGACATCGATGCCGGCTTCCACGGTGCCATGAAACTCCTGGACGGCGTGGCTGCGCCGGACCGCCCCACCGCGATCGTGTGCGCGAACGACCGCCTGGCCATCGGCGTGGTGCTCGCGGCCAATCGCCTGGGCCTGGCTGTGCCTCAAGATGTCTCCGTCATGGGATACGACGACGAATTCCGCATCGCCTCCACCATGGTCCCTGCGCTCACCACCATGGCCCTCCCGCTGCGGGAGATGGGCGCCACGGCCATGACCGGGCTCCTCCAGGAGCTGTCCGAGGAGCCGGAGGATCACGACGGCGGCGGCGCATCCGCCGGACACAGCCGCCCCGGCCAGACGCTGGTTCCGTGCCGGCTCGTGGTGCGCGAGTCAACCGGGCCGGTCCCCCCTAGCCGGGCCTGAGCCGGGTCCCCCAAAAAGCAACGACAACGCGGGGTCACTAAACGCCCGTCCGAGGCCTCCGGATGGGCTTTATGTGACCCCGCGTTGTACGTTATTCGGGCTGTTCCAGCTGCCAGATGTCTGCAGCCGCGCCGTCGGGAAGCCGCAGCACCCACCGCTCGCCGGGCGCCGGATAGGCGCGCAGCGTGGTGGCAACCGAACCGCTCCGGTACACCTCCACCAGCGACGCGTCCACAAACACCCGCAGCTCCTCCCCCGCCGCCAGAGGTCCGCTGAACACCACTTGCCCGGCGTCGGCCGGGGATCCAGCGTCCGTTGATCCACCGCCCACCAGGGAAAGTTCGACGACGGCGTCCGCGGGCAGCGCCGCCGGCCCACCGCCCACAACGGGCCCGCCGCCCACAACGGCCTCGGCATACGGCGGCAGCTCAACGCTCCCGGCAACCTGCAACGCCAGTTGCGTGCCACGGTAGGCATCCACCTCCGGAGCGGGGGCCACGGCCAGGGAACCGTCCACCACGGACAGAAGTCGCGGATGCGTGAGAACGCCGGCCCAGCCCGCGGCGTCGATCTGTTCCTGGCTGCGGCCCCGGCGGCCGTCCCGCCCGGGTCCTTCATTGGCCCAGCCCCACAGCAGTGCTTTCGGCTCCGCGAGGGCAGCACGAGCGGAGGAAGAAGCCGGAACACCGGGAGCACCGCTACCGTCCTGCAGCTGCATGATCTGGGGCGCGTAGAAGTCCCGGCCCAGGTCAGACTTTCCGCCGGTCTCCGGGGAGAACACCGGCAGCCCGGTGGCGGGGTCCTCGGCCAGGGAGCCGATGAGGTGGCCCACGCCGTTGGCGTGCTCGTGGTCATCCCCGGAGAGCCAGAGGGAGAACATCATGACCCACGCGTCGCCGTCGTCCCCGGACGGTACCCGGACCAGCTGCGGGCATTCCCAGATCTCGGCCGGTGTCCAGGCAGCGGCGACCGGGTTCTCGGACGTGAGCCAGATGCCCTGGTACGTCCAGTCGGACAGGTCCTCCACCGTGTACAGCAGGAGCGCGGCGTGGCCGGAGGCCAGCCCGGCGCCCTGCATGGCGTAGCGCTTGCCGTTGAAGCGGAAGATGAACGGATCGCGGACCGCCGTGACCAGGGGGTCGGCCGGCATGGACGCAGCCACGTGGCCGTCCTGCGTCCAGGAAACGAGGTCCGCGGAACCGCGCGAGATGACCACTTGGGAGTGGCCGCCGTCGCCGCGGACGCCGGAGTACGCGGCGGTGGGGACGCCGCCGTCGTCCGTCACCACACCGGTCCAGCAGCCGTACGCGTCCGGCCCGCCGCCCTGCGGCCTCAACGCCACGGGGTGCTCTTCCCAGCGGACCAGGTCCGCGGAGCTGACGTGGCCCCAGGCGATCCTGTGGTGTCTGGCGGACTCGGGGTTGTACTGGAAGAAGACGTGGTAGCGGCCGTTGAGGTGGCTGATGCCGTTGGGATCGTTGATCCAGCCTTGCGCGGGGCGGGGGTGGAAGTGCGGGAACGCGGCGTCGGGGTGGGCGGCGGCAATGCGGGCGAAGTCGGCGGCGGCGGCGGGGTCCGGGGATGACATGGAAGTTAGCCTCTCAGTAGTTGGGGTTTATTTGCCGCTGCCGGCGGTGAGGCCGTCCTGCAGCGCGCGCTGGCCGAAGATGAAGACCACCAGGGCGGGGATCATGGACAGGACTACGCCGGCCAGCACCACGGAGATGCTGCCGGTGCCCAGGTTGCCCTGGAGGGAGACGAGGCCCAGCGGCAGGGTGAAGTTCTGTTCCGAGATGGTCATGATGAGCGGACGGAAGAACTCGTTCCAGTGGAAATTGAAGGCAAGGATGCCCACGATCGCCATCCCCGGGACAGCCAGCGGGGCGTAGACCGAGCGGAAGGTCCGCCAGGGTGAGGCGCCGTCGATCGCCGCCGCTTCCGCGAGGTCGGTGGGCAGTCCCAAGAAGTACTGCCGCATAAGGAAGGTGCCGAACGCCGTCGGGATGGCGGGCAGGATCAGTGCCAGCAGGGTGTCCGAAAGCCCCATGCCGCGGATCAGCATAAACACCGGCACGATGGTCACCTGCACGGGCACCATCATGGTGGCCAGGACGATGGAGAACAGGGCCCCGCGGCCGCGGAACTTCAGGTTGGCGAAAGCGTAGCCGGCCATCGCGGCGGTCACCATCTGGCCCACGGCGATGAGCCCGGTGACCAGCGCACTGTTCAGCACCAGGAGGACGATGTCCAGCTGCCGGAAGACCTGCCCGTAGGACGTGAAGTCCGGATTCCAGGGGAAGAACGACGGCGGCAGCTTGAACGATTCCGACGGCGACCGGAGCGAAGTGGACAGGGTCCACATCACCGGGCCCAGGGTCAGGACCGCCGCGATCATCAGCAGGACAATTCGGAGGACCAGGTTCCAGTTCGGCTTCCGCCGGGACCGGGCAGGCACGGCAGGGGTGCGGGTGGAGACACGCTCTGTAGTGGTAGTCATGGCTGGCCTTACTGGTAGAAGACGAATCGTTTGCTGAGCCGGAACTGCGCGGCGGTGATGGCCATGATGATCAGGGTCAGGATCACGCCAATGGCCGAGGCCTCACCGAACTCGAGGCGCTGGAACGCGGATTCGAAGATCACCATCACGGCGGTGCGGGTGGAGTCTCCGGGCCCGCCGCGGGTCAGGACGTACGGCTGGTCGAACACCTGGAGGGCGCTGATGATGGCCATCACGGACGCCAGCAGTGTGGTGGGGCTGAGCAGCGGCAGGGTGACGTAGACGTGTTTGCGCCAGCCGGTGGCGCCATCCAGCGCGGCAGCTTCATAGGTTTCCACTGGGATCGAGGCCAGCCCGCCGAGGAACAGCAGGAACGAGAACCCGAAGTTCTGCCACACGTAGACAAGGATCACGACGGCGGCCGAGCCGCCCGGGGTGGTCAGCCACGGCACCGCGGGAATGCCGGCGAGGGAGAGGAACCAGTTGACCACGCCGAACTGCTCGTTGAAGAGGTACCGCATGAAAATGGACACCGAGGCCGCGGAGAGGATCAGCGGGAAGAAGAAGGCCGAGCGGAAGAAGGTCCGCAGCCAGGCCGGCATCTTCTCCTGCACCATCACGGCGAGCGCCAGAGCCAGGCCAAGCTGGAGAGCCACCGCCACAATCACAAACGCAATGGTGTTCAGGAAGGACACGCGGACCGTAGGGTCCTGGACCACTTCGGCGAAGTTGTCGAAGCCCACGAATGTGGGGGCGGAGATGATGTCCCAGCGGAAGAACGCCAGGACCACCGACGCCGCGATGGGCACCAGGGTGAACAGGCCCATGCCCAGGATGGTGGGGGCCAGGAAGATCCAGGCGAGCCAGCGCTGGCTGTGCCGGCCGGACTCGGTCCGCGAAGTGGCGGGCGTTGCGGGCTTGATGGCCGTGGCGGCCTGCTTCCGCCGGTCCCGGCGAGGGATGGTGGTGCTCATGACTGCCTCCTCAGGGCCAGTTCAAGATCGCGCTGCATGGACTCGAGAGCCTGCTTGAGCTGGCGCTCATCGCCACTGACGGCCAGCGAGACGTTTTTCATCAGGGCCGTTTCGACGGCGGCCTGCTGGGGCGGCGCGGGGATGGGGCCGGTGGTGGGGTACTTGTCCAGCGTGTCGTAGAAGACCTTCCAGTGCGCCGGGCCTTTGCCCGCGTACAGGGCCTCGTTAACCATGGAGCGGCGGGCCGGGGTGGTGACCGGGTTGGGGAAGATCAGCTCCATGGCCTCGCGGCTGGCGCTGAACTTGATCCATTCCCAGGCGGCGTCCTTGTCCTTGGCGGTTTTCATGATGGCGTAGCCGGCGGTGCCGAACTGGTGCCGCTGGCTTCGCCACTTGGGGAAAAATGCAACGTCGTAGTCGTCCGCCTTCATGCCGGCCTCGTGGAGGCCCTGGACCCAGTAGCCGCCAGCCGGAGTGGCGCCGACCCGGTTGGAGGCGAAAAGCCCCACCAGGGAACTGCCGCCGCCTTCTTCGGGCCGGACGCCGAGGCCGTCCTTGACCAGGCCGCGCAGGTAGTCGAAGGTCTCGAACACGCGGGGGTCGTCGGCGTTGGGTTCGAGCCACTGGTAGCCGCCGGAGCGCAGGTTGCGGGTGGGATCGTTGGTGTAGAAGGAGTCCCAGAGCCAGTCCCCTCCGGTGGAGCGGGTTTCCTTCAGGAAGCTGGTGTCGTTGGCGTAGAGCCAGGGCACCACGCCGCCGAAGAGCCGGTTGGTCCAGTAGTACGGCGTGAAGTCGGACGGGCGGACCCTGCGCATCGCGGCGAGGTTGTTGCGGAAGTCCACGTTGGTCCAGTCGTCGGCCGGGCGCTCCAGCCCTGCCTGCGCGAAGGCGGTGGTGTTGTAGTACATGTTGGCGGCGTTCCAGTCCATGGGGAGCTGGAAGAGGCTGCCCTTGTACATAAAGGCCTCCACCAGGCTGGGGTGGACGTCGTCGAAGAACTCGGCCATGTCCGCGGCGTCGCGGCGCAGGTATTCGTCCAGCGGGTGGGCCAACTTGTCCGCGAAGAGCTGCGCGCCCTCGGTGGCAACATAGACGACGTCGGGCGGGGTGCCGGCGGCCACCATGGTGAGGATCTTGGTGAAGAAGTCTTTCCAGTCCACGGCCTGGATGGCCTGGACCTTGACCCGGATGTCCGGGTGGAGGCGGGTGAACGCGTCGATGGCGCGCTGGCGCGCGGCGGCATCGGCGGCGGTCCCCATGATGGCAATGCTGAGGCTGTTGTCGCCCCGCCCGGGAATGTCGGATCCGGAGAGCCTGGGCCACGATGCCACCGTTGCTCCCACAATTCCTGCTCCCAAAGCACCCAGGGCGGTCCGGCGTGAGAGTTCACGCAGGCGGCCAGTTGTGGCACCGGTCATGTCAATTTCCTTCCTAACACGTGTCAGGTAGCATATGACGCTGACCTAACACGTGTCAAGTGTCACATCCGGCCGGCTGGTAGTCCCTCGGGCCAGCCCTCGGCGCACGCCCAAAAGTTACGCAATTCGGCCAGCCTGGGCCTGAAACAACCGTGCGGTTCCTCCCAGTTTTCTGTGACACCCTTAACCGATGACCATTCCACGCCAGGCACCACCGCGGACCCCTGCCCGCCCCACCCCGGGCTCCGGCTTTATGTTCGCGTTCGCCTGGCTCGCCTGCATTGTGGGCCTGATCGCCACCTACTATTACTTCGTCCAGACCAGCACGGGCCAGTTCATCGATGAATCCGCGCTGGTTGAGGCCGTGGACATCCACGGACCCGCGGGCAAGGCAGCCACCGAGTTCCTGGACTGGCTGCCCACCATCTCACTGGTGGTGGCCGCCGTCGTGGTCCTGTTTGTCACGGTCATCCGACGGCGGTGGACGGCTGCCGGGATTGCCGTCGCCGCGTGCATCGGCGCGAATATCGCCACGCAGGTCCTGAAGGAAGTGCTGCCCGTGCGTCCGGACAAGGGCGTGGTGACGCTGGAACTGAATTCGCTGCCGTCCGGTCACACCACGCTGGCGGCGTCGGCTGCGGCGGCGGTGTTCCTGATGGCTTCGCCGCGCTGGCGTCCCCTGGCCGGTTTTGTGGGCGGCACGTTCGCTATCGCGTCGGGGGTTTCCACACTGATCAACCAGTGGCACCGGCCCGCCGACGTGGTGGCCGCGTTCCTCCTGGTGGGCGCGTTTATGATCCCCGCCGGCTGGCTGATCATCCGCAATGGCGCCGCATGGAACGTGTGGGACGGCTTTGGCACACATGTGGGCTCGGCGAAAATCTGGCTCACGCTGCCGGTGCTGATCGGGCTCGCGTCGGCGGGGGTGGCGGTGTATTCGCTGGCCAAGATCGCCCCGGGCCCGCTCCAGGAGGGGAGCACCACCAACTACTTCTGGGCCGGGATCGCGCTTATCGTGATCGCCGGCTACCTGGCCACCGTCGCCACCACGTCACTGTTCGCGTATGCCGCACGACGGCGGGACGCGCCCAGTCGCTGACGGCACCGCCGCGGCTGCCGCCGCACAGGCCTTCGCAGGCTGGTTGCCTAGCAGTAGACCTTCTGGCTTTTCGAGTCCAGCTTCAGGGTGTAGTTGGCTGAGGCCACGGTCTGATCCAAGGTGTACGTGGCCGTGACGCGCACTGTCAGCAGGGTGGCCGCGCCGCTGTCCACCACGATCTGCGAGGTTCCAGTGAGGGTAATGGTGCCTGGCGTCAGCGTGGACGCGATGGGAGTCGTCACGGAATAGCTGGTCCCGTAAGTCCCATCGGCTTGGACGGCGGCGTAGGTCAGTGTGGCCGGCGCCTGGGGCACGGTAACGCTGAGGGTGGATTCCTTCTGCGAGGGGGTGTTTGAGCAGGTGAGGGACGTGATGGCCGGCCCGGGCCAGCCGTTCGCGGTCACCGTCATCGTGGCTGTGGCTGACTGTTGCCACAGCGCCGCCGCGGGACCGCCACCCAGGCCAAGCAGAACTGTGAGGGCGAAGGCTCCAACGGCCAGGGCCGGCACCTGGAGGCTCCGGAGTTTGCTCACTCCGCCTGCTCCGCCCGGGTGCCCCGCTTACGCATTTTGCGCACTGCTTTGAAGACCACCGTGGCGCCGTACCCGATAAGGCCGGCTGCGGCCAGCCTGGTCCAGAGGTCACGGTCCACATTGCCCAGCGCGTTAGCGGCGAATCCCGCGTAGGGAACCGCATAGAACAGCTTGCCGGTGACCTGGGGGGCGGTGACCGGTTCGGCATCGTTGGCACCGTTGTTGTCGCCCCTGGTCACAAGGGTTCTTTCCCCCGCCTGGGTGGCGCCGAAGCCCACGATCCGGTGCGTTTCGACGTCGGGCCGGCCTGAGTACATCTGGAAGGTGATGACGTCCCCGTAGGAGAGTTCGTCGAAGGCCGCCGGCTTCATCACCAGGAACGTGCCGGGCGGGAACTTGGGCGCCATGGAGTTAGTCAGAACGGTGTACGTCTGGGACCCTGTGGCCCGGGGAACCACAACCAGCACCAGTGCGGCGAACACGGCGATCATCATGACCACCAGGTTCAGCACCCGCCAGGCCGCGGCCCAGAAAACACTGCCGGCAGGCTTGGAGCCGTCACCGCCGGCGGAGCCCGATCGGGTGGAACCGAAGCCTGAACCGCGGTCGCCGGCGAAGTACAGATCAGCAGCCACT
Proteins encoded:
- a CDS encoding phosphatase PAP2 family protein encodes the protein MTIPRQAPPRTPARPTPGSGFMFAFAWLACIVGLIATYYYFVQTSTGQFIDESALVEAVDIHGPAGKAATEFLDWLPTISLVVAAVVVLFVTVIRRRWTAAGIAVAACIGANIATQVLKEVLPVRPDKGVVTLELNSLPSGHTTLAASAAAAVFLMASPRWRPLAGFVGGTFAIASGVSTLINQWHRPADVVAAFLLVGAFMIPAGWLIIRNGAAWNVWDGFGTHVGSAKIWLTLPVLIGLASAGVAVYSLAKIAPGPLQEGSTTNYFWAGIALIVIAGYLATVATTSLFAYAARRRDAPSR
- a CDS encoding extracellular solute-binding protein, which encodes MTGATTGRLRELSRRTALGALGAGIVGATVASWPRLSGSDIPGRGDNSLSIAIMGTAADAAARQRAIDAFTRLHPDIRVKVQAIQAVDWKDFFTKILTMVAAGTPPDVVYVATEGAQLFADKLAHPLDEYLRRDAADMAEFFDDVHPSLVEAFMYKGSLFQLPMDWNAANMYYNTTAFAQAGLERPADDWTNVDFRNNLAAMRRVRPSDFTPYYWTNRLFGGVVPWLYANDTSFLKETRSTGGDWLWDSFYTNDPTRNLRSGGYQWLEPNADDPRVFETFDYLRGLVKDGLGVRPEEGGGSSLVGLFASNRVGATPAGGYWVQGLHEAGMKADDYDVAFFPKWRSQRHQFGTAGYAIMKTAKDKDAAWEWIKFSASREAMELIFPNPVTTPARRSMVNEALYAGKGPAHWKVFYDTLDKYPTTGPIPAPPQQAAVETALMKNVSLAVSGDERQLKQALESMQRDLELALRRQS
- a CDS encoding signal peptidase I yields the protein MAADLYFAGDRGSGFGSTRSGSAGGDGSKPAGSVFWAAAWRVLNLVVMMIAVFAALVLVVVPRATGSQTYTVLTNSMAPKFPPGTFLVMKPAAFDELSYGDVITFQMYSGRPDVETHRIVGFGATQAGERTLVTRGDNNGANDAEPVTAPQVTGKLFYAVPYAGFAANALGNVDRDLWTRLAAAGLIGYGATVVFKAVRKMRKRGTRAEQAE
- a CDS encoding carbohydrate ABC transporter permease, whose protein sequence is MSTTIPRRDRRKQAATAIKPATPATSRTESGRHSQRWLAWIFLAPTILGMGLFTLVPIAASVVLAFFRWDIISAPTFVGFDNFAEVVQDPTVRVSFLNTIAFVIVAVALQLGLALALAVMVQEKMPAWLRTFFRSAFFFPLILSAASVSIFMRYLFNEQFGVVNWFLSLAGIPAVPWLTTPGGSAAVVILVYVWQNFGFSFLLFLGGLASIPVETYEAAALDGATGWRKHVYVTLPLLSPTTLLASVMAIISALQVFDQPYVLTRGGPGDSTRTAVMVIFESAFQRLEFGEASAIGVILTLIIMAITAAQFRLSKRFVFYQ